The Kineothrix sp. MB12-C1 genome includes a window with the following:
- a CDS encoding alpha/beta hydrolase translates to MKKGYRTDVRKREIKGRGKNDLKMRWLRPFGGALAFLTLPVYGVSWLLFKIAIVRDNRSGFLETPLVKFVINRAGGAMKALKNEQVAESVETGLGFADFKTEIEAGKQWFLNQKKERIVVTSYDGLKLTAYYLPAEQESNKVMILMHGYRNEGGFGDFSGLVEFYHDMGYHLLVPHQRSHGESEGDYICYGVKERYDVKQWAEYIAGRFEGNCSIFLSGISMGGATVLMAAGLELPSQVKGIIADCAFISPWETFSHVIKRDYRLPRFPFLYVADYIAGNRAGFRFKECSTIACMKKNHIPVLFIHGSEDTFVPTEMSYRNYEACAAPKELLIVEKAAHGTSNLVEPDTYREAVISFMEKYTGNGDGNGN, encoded by the coding sequence ATGAAAAAAGGGTATCGTACAGATGTGAGAAAAAGGGAAATAAAGGGAAGGGGAAAAAACGATTTGAAGATGAGATGGTTACGTCCCTTCGGCGGAGCGTTGGCATTTTTGACACTTCCGGTCTACGGAGTGTCCTGGCTCCTTTTTAAGATAGCAATTGTAAGGGATAATAGGAGTGGGTTCCTGGAAACCCCTTTGGTAAAGTTTGTAATTAACAGAGCAGGCGGTGCGATGAAGGCGCTTAAGAATGAACAAGTTGCGGAGTCTGTAGAAACAGGACTGGGATTTGCAGATTTTAAGACGGAAATAGAAGCAGGAAAACAATGGTTCCTGAACCAGAAGAAGGAGCGGATTGTAGTGACGAGCTATGACGGGCTTAAGTTAACTGCCTATTACCTGCCAGCCGAGCAAGAATCCAATAAAGTGATGATATTAATGCATGGCTATCGAAATGAAGGCGGATTTGGAGATTTCAGCGGGTTGGTGGAGTTCTATCACGATATGGGATATCACCTTCTCGTGCCCCATCAGAGAAGCCATGGAGAAAGTGAAGGGGATTATATTTGCTATGGAGTGAAGGAAAGATATGATGTAAAACAATGGGCAGAATATATTGCAGGTCGATTTGAGGGGAATTGCAGTATCTTTTTATCCGGCATCTCTATGGGAGGTGCAACTGTACTTATGGCAGCAGGATTGGAGCTTCCGAGTCAGGTAAAAGGAATTATTGCGGATTGTGCATTCATTTCCCCGTGGGAAACTTTTTCCCATGTAATAAAAAGAGACTATCGTTTGCCGCGATTTCCGTTCCTGTATGTTGCGGACTATATAGCGGGAAACCGTGCAGGATTCCGTTTTAAGGAGTGCAGTACGATCGCTTGCATGAAAAAGAACCATATTCCGGTGCTGTTCATTCACGGGAGTGAGGATACCTTTGTGCCTACGGAAATGAGCTATAGGAATTATGAGGCTTGTGCTGCTCCGAAAGAACTTCTGATTGTGGAGAAAGCAGCACATGGAACGAGTAATCTGGTAGAACCTGACACTTATCGGGAGGCAGTAATTTCTTTTATGGAGAAATATACAGGGAATGGAGACGGAAATGGAAATTAA
- a CDS encoding ParM/StbA family protein → MNENLRIAGNQHYFMGRTKQTEITTAPKGKGEERMRDYTMNGTLIIGCDHGYGNIKTAHFCFKASAEASETAPIFSKDYVKYEDKYYVILEGHKSFLADKIADDDYYILTLAAIAKELELRGLHEAKIHLAVGLPLKWVKAQRESFKAYLLRNRYVDFEYREKKYLVEIVDCTVMPQCYSAVAETLKEFTGINMLVDIGNGTMNIMYLNDRRAMENKSWTEKFGVNQCAIRIRNKVLDETGTNLMDDVIERFLRTGVTKVDEPYNSLIINAAAEYVAEIFAKLKDYEYNDKLMNLHIMGGGHKLVETVGEYNPDKIFFITDICATAKGYEYYCYMGLRRQNKNR, encoded by the coding sequence ATGAATGAGAACTTAAGGATAGCGGGAAATCAGCATTATTTTATGGGAAGAACAAAGCAAACAGAAATTACAACAGCACCTAAGGGTAAAGGAGAAGAACGAATGAGAGATTATACTATGAATGGAACTTTAATTATTGGCTGTGACCATGGGTACGGCAACATTAAGACGGCGCACTTTTGCTTCAAGGCATCCGCAGAAGCAAGTGAAACAGCACCGATTTTTAGTAAGGATTATGTGAAATATGAAGATAAATATTATGTAATATTAGAAGGGCACAAGAGTTTTCTGGCAGATAAGATTGCAGACGATGATTATTATATTCTGACGCTGGCGGCAATTGCAAAGGAACTGGAACTTCGAGGATTGCATGAGGCAAAGATTCATCTAGCGGTAGGACTTCCACTGAAGTGGGTAAAGGCACAGAGAGAATCTTTTAAGGCTTACCTGCTCCGTAACCGCTATGTGGATTTCGAATATCGGGAGAAGAAATATCTGGTAGAGATTGTAGATTGTACCGTAATGCCTCAATGTTATTCTGCGGTGGCAGAGACATTAAAAGAATTTACTGGAATTAATATGCTTGTGGATATTGGAAATGGAACCATGAACATCATGTATCTCAATGACAGAAGGGCAATGGAGAATAAATCATGGACAGAGAAATTTGGAGTTAATCAGTGTGCAATTCGCATTCGCAACAAGGTACTGGATGAAACAGGCACCAATCTTATGGATGATGTGATTGAGCGATTTCTAAGAACGGGAGTAACAAAAGTAGATGAACCGTATAATTCCTTGATCATAAACGCAGCAGCAGAGTATGTGGCTGAAATATTTGCGAAGTTGAAAGATTATGAATATAACGACAAGCTTATGAATCTGCATATTATGGGTGGTGGTCATAAGCTAGTGGAAACCGTTGGAGAGTATAATCCAGATAAGATATTTTTTATCACAGATATCTGTGCAACGGCAAAAGGGTACGAGTATTACTGTTATATGGGACTTCGCAGACAAAATAAGAATCGTTAA
- a CDS encoding relaxase/mobilization nuclease domain-containing protein: MAITKIMNIGAGKKGKITNHLKHALDYIMNESKTESGVLVGGWNCVPKFAFEQMVGTKELYGKMGGRQGYHFVISCPPGEGTPEQLLELMREFAQNFLGENYEAVYSVHSDKEHCHGHLVFNSVNMNTGKKYEYKKGDWKHQIQPITNQLCEKYGLSIMPAEYSKDPINMNRKQWEKEQSWSEFIEADVKYCRGVADDYEHFLYLLEELGYVLKQGAHLAVKADKMRRFRRLDTISEEFSKVNLQEFFEKGRYQYESPRVLTPDVKYLPKPKNTYQQKFYGKIYRMRVVEKCRFQYKSACFKEDLERMYMLQEEYLFLCRKDVKSVTDIAGIIGLAKYDLERMTEKQKSLYQERAEFKRKSTRNHDWDSIISTEPEYRKQLEDIKREKKRLQKEIKIGDRCLKEVLYVGLFVPESVEIENVYDVKVPKKPWYMKKEEKKVLEERKEDKINVTVSKDYSESVNWSSNDCYELTIENKEETFKADSGAKVAVTEETDPVGEYSNKEVDFTSEIVEKAKEPEEREQLVTREIYEVMTDKEKAEWIGIDSNDMLASIKQFHEKLKSIGITYQYISDETEEYCRLEEAIKKNSEPSWYYRNQDIRR, translated from the coding sequence ATGGCGATAACCAAGATTATGAATATAGGGGCTGGAAAGAAAGGTAAAATCACAAATCATCTGAAACATGCTTTGGATTATATTATGAATGAATCCAAAACAGAAAGTGGTGTTCTGGTTGGTGGTTGGAATTGTGTTCCAAAGTTTGCTTTTGAACAGATGGTTGGAACCAAAGAATTATATGGAAAGATGGGAGGAAGGCAGGGATATCATTTCGTGATATCCTGTCCTCCGGGAGAAGGAACACCGGAACAGTTACTAGAACTCATGAGAGAATTTGCACAGAACTTTTTGGGGGAGAACTATGAGGCGGTGTATAGCGTTCACTCTGATAAGGAGCATTGTCACGGGCATTTGGTCTTTAACAGTGTGAATATGAATACGGGTAAGAAATACGAATATAAGAAGGGAGATTGGAAGCATCAGATTCAGCCGATAACCAATCAATTATGTGAGAAATATGGTCTTTCCATTATGCCAGCAGAATACAGCAAAGATCCTATTAATATGAATCGAAAGCAGTGGGAAAAGGAACAATCTTGGAGTGAATTTATTGAAGCCGATGTGAAATATTGTCGTGGGGTAGCAGATGATTATGAGCATTTCCTTTATCTGTTAGAGGAATTAGGATATGTCTTAAAACAAGGTGCTCATTTGGCTGTGAAAGCAGATAAAATGAGACGATTTCGGAGATTAGATACCATTAGTGAGGAATTTTCCAAAGTAAATCTGCAAGAGTTTTTTGAAAAAGGAAGATATCAATATGAATCACCAAGGGTATTAACACCAGATGTTAAATATCTGCCAAAGCCAAAGAATACCTATCAGCAGAAGTTCTATGGAAAGATTTATCGAATGCGTGTGGTGGAGAAATGTAGATTTCAGTATAAATCAGCCTGTTTTAAAGAGGACTTGGAGCGGATGTATATGTTACAGGAGGAGTACTTATTTCTTTGCAGAAAAGATGTAAAGAGTGTTACGGACATAGCAGGTATTATAGGACTAGCTAAGTATGATTTAGAACGGATGACAGAGAAACAGAAATCCTTGTATCAGGAGCGGGCGGAATTTAAAAGAAAGTCAACGCGTAATCATGATTGGGATTCTATTATTTCTACGGAACCAGAATATCGGAAGCAGCTGGAAGATATTAAACGGGAAAAGAAGAGATTACAGAAGGAAATCAAGATTGGAGATCGTTGCCTGAAAGAAGTACTTTATGTTGGGCTTTTTGTTCCAGAGAGTGTTGAAATTGAAAATGTGTATGATGTGAAAGTTCCTAAAAAGCCATGGTATATGAAGAAAGAGGAAAAGAAGGTTCTTGAAGAGAGAAAGGAAGATAAGATTAATGTTACGGTAAGTAAGGATTATTCTGAGAGTGTAAATTGGAGTTCAAATGATTGTTATGAGCTTACTATAGAGAATAAGGAAGAGACATTCAAAGCAGATTCTGGTGCAAAAGTAGCGGTTACCGAGGAAACTGATCCAGTTGGTGAGTATTCTAATAAAGAAGTTGATTTTACTTCTGAAATTGTCGAGAAAGCGAAAGAACCAGAAGAACGAGAGCAGCTTGTTACAAGAGAAATCTATGAAGTTATGACAGATAAGGAAAAGGCTGAATGGATTGGAATTGATAGTAATGATATGCTTGCTTCAATTAAGCAATTCCACGAAAAGCTTAAGTCAATCGGAATTACGTATCAGTATATTTCAGATGAAACAGAAGAGTATTGTAGGCTGGAAGAAGCAATTAAGAAAAACAGTGAACCAAGTTGGTATTATCGAAATCAAGATATAAGAAGATAA
- a CDS encoding TnpV protein, with amino-acid sequence MNEERTLFDSMGVRYEEREGLFYPVIAEAEIQEPIHVGKYGHLWMNFMKENHKDRYRHLLRFGKLMTKVTEIDEEAYQLLDSITEKYLKSHPPKDCSSTMEMWRLREKAKRIAEEVIFQDIVNQFH; translated from the coding sequence ATGAACGAAGAGAGAACATTATTTGATTCCATGGGAGTTCGTTATGAAGAACGAGAAGGATTATTTTATCCAGTAATTGCAGAGGCAGAAATACAAGAGCCAATTCATGTAGGAAAGTATGGACATCTTTGGATGAATTTTATGAAAGAGAACCATAAAGATCGTTATCGTCATTTACTTCGATTTGGAAAATTAATGACAAAAGTAACAGAGATTGATGAGGAAGCTTATCAACTACTGGATTCGATTACTGAGAAGTATCTTAAGAGCCATCCGCCCAAAGATTGCAGTTCCACCATGGAAATGTGGAGACTTCGGGAAAAAGCGAAAAGAATAGCAGAAGAAGTTATTTTTCAAGATATTGTTAATCAGTTTCACTAA
- a CDS encoding HAD family hydrolase, translating into MKRESSIFAVKTAGYEKDIGIEMNIKCIALDLDRTTLNEKGGLSEGNRAALRQAMDRGLHIVVASGRSFHTLPQEIRSFAGIEYAVTGNGAATYHMPTEKCLHKHLLTEEDVRSIMKETENDIVTYETFIDGVAYAGKEYVDNPELFNASPEAIQYMKSTRHLKEDIISFIMENKDKLDSIDVIVRNEREKRDIWKRIERCTSQVYITSSVSQLVEISHKNAGKHMGVAYVANLLGLQREEVAAFGDAENDVDMLRYVGYGIAMENASRECKAAADYVTKHHNEDGVAYGMRKILKVIE; encoded by the coding sequence ATGAAAAGAGAAAGTAGTATATTTGCGGTTAAAACCGCAGGTTATGAGAAAGATATAGGTATAGAAATGAACATTAAGTGTATCGCGCTGGATTTAGATCGAACGACGTTAAATGAAAAAGGAGGCCTTTCAGAAGGAAACCGCGCTGCTTTACGGCAGGCAATGGATAGAGGGCTGCATATTGTGGTGGCGAGCGGCCGCTCTTTTCATACGTTGCCGCAAGAGATACGGAGCTTTGCCGGAATAGAATATGCGGTAACCGGGAATGGAGCAGCTACATACCATATGCCGACCGAAAAATGCCTTCATAAGCATCTGCTGACAGAAGAAGATGTCCGCTCCATTATGAAGGAGACTGAAAACGATATCGTAACCTATGAAACATTTATCGACGGTGTCGCTTATGCCGGAAAAGAATATGTAGATAACCCTGAACTTTTCAACGCATCTCCTGAAGCGATACAATATATGAAATCGACAAGACATTTAAAAGAAGATATTATTTCTTTCATTATGGAAAATAAGGACAAGCTCGACAGCATCGATGTCATTGTGAGAAATGAAAGGGAAAAAAGGGATATATGGAAACGGATAGAACGTTGCACCAGTCAAGTATACATAACCTCCTCGGTTTCACAATTGGTGGAGATTTCTCATAAGAATGCAGGAAAACATATGGGTGTTGCCTACGTTGCGAACCTACTGGGATTACAAAGGGAAGAGGTAGCGGCTTTCGGTGATGCGGAAAATGATGTAGACATGCTTCGCTATGTGGGATATGGCATCGCCATGGAAAATGCTTCCCGTGAATGCAAAGCCGCAGCAGACTATGTAACTAAGCACCATAATGAAGATGGAGTGGCCTATGGAATGAGAAAGATATTGAAAGTGATTGAATAG
- a CDS encoding ParB/RepB/Spo0J family partition protein: protein MKKSKELCSLWNNEQELQTGNVKISELHEFKGHPFRVEHDMQLFELSKSIDEKGILVPLIVRPNPDGEGYEIIAGHRRKAACEWAGVDTVPVMVMQMDDAEATIAMIDSNLQREHIRPSEKAFAYKMKLEAMKQQGKRNDLFQDGTLSPVGTKLDNPTLELNQMICSYDDSGKWQLGSQPLEKERVRTDELLARQIGESRNQIARYIRLTNLIPKILDMVDEDKLAFRSAVELSYLSEEEQYELHAVMELEQVIPSLSQANRMKRMSQSGKLDMDMLYEILGEEKPNQREKLKIYADSLEGYFPSDYTPKQKVELIEKLVKEWSLNQAKKMEKKVR from the coding sequence ATGAAGAAATCAAAGGAATTGTGTTCATTATGGAACAACGAACAGGAATTACAGACGGGAAACGTCAAAATCAGTGAATTGCATGAGTTTAAAGGACATCCTTTTCGAGTGGAGCATGATATGCAGTTGTTTGAATTATCCAAAAGCATTGATGAAAAAGGAATATTGGTTCCGCTGATTGTTAGACCTAATCCTGATGGAGAAGGGTATGAGATTATTGCAGGTCATAGAAGAAAAGCTGCCTGTGAATGGGCTGGTGTTGATACAGTTCCCGTCATGGTTATGCAGATGGATGATGCAGAAGCCACAATTGCTATGATCGATAGTAATTTGCAAAGAGAGCATATCAGACCGAGCGAAAAAGCTTTTGCATACAAGATGAAGTTGGAGGCAATGAAGCAGCAGGGGAAGCGAAATGATTTGTTTCAAGATGGAACTTTGTCTCCAGTGGGGACAAAGTTAGATAATCCGACTTTGGAACTGAATCAAATGATTTGTTCTTATGATGATTCGGGAAAATGGCAGTTAGGCAGTCAGCCATTAGAAAAAGAGAGAGTGCGGACAGATGAATTGTTGGCAAGACAGATTGGAGAAAGCAGGAATCAGATTGCAAGATATATTCGCCTTACGAATCTGATACCAAAGATACTGGATATGGTAGATGAAGATAAACTGGCATTTCGTTCCGCAGTAGAACTGTCTTATCTGTCAGAAGAAGAACAGTATGAGCTTCATGCAGTTATGGAACTGGAGCAGGTGATTCCGTCCTTATCTCAAGCAAATCGAATGAAACGGATGAGCCAGTCAGGAAAATTAGATATGGATATGCTTTATGAAATTCTTGGGGAAGAAAAACCAAATCAGAGGGAAAAGCTAAAGATTTATGCTGATTCATTAGAAGGGTATTTTCCATCTGATTATACCCCAAAACAGAAAGTGGAACTGATTGAAAAGCTTGTGAAAGAATGGAGTCTTAATCAAGCAAAGAAAATGGAGAAGAAGGTAAGGTAA
- a CDS encoding HD domain-containing protein, with protein MEIKELIRFVRQIEKLKCNTRHSWTTSGRKESVAEHSFMLAVMAYLTKDAFPTADMNKVILMCLLHDFGEAVTGDIPAFEKNANHEIAEEKAIEMLLSELPTAQREEMLSLFREMKEMKTLESKICKGLDRMEAVLQHNEASIETWLPLEYDLQLTYGEKEVEFSPYLTELKKQLNEDTKRKIEMEHEKRK; from the coding sequence ATGGAAATTAAGGAACTGATACGTTTTGTCAGGCAGATTGAAAAATTAAAATGCAACACGAGACATTCCTGGACAACGAGCGGGAGAAAAGAGAGTGTGGCAGAACATAGTTTTATGCTTGCTGTGATGGCATATCTGACAAAAGATGCCTTTCCCACAGCGGATATGAATAAGGTAATTCTTATGTGCCTTCTCCATGATTTCGGGGAGGCTGTGACAGGGGATATCCCCGCTTTCGAAAAGAATGCTAACCATGAAATTGCGGAGGAAAAGGCGATTGAGATGCTCTTAAGTGAATTGCCCACGGCACAGAGGGAGGAAATGCTCTCATTATTCCGCGAAATGAAAGAGATGAAAACATTGGAATCGAAGATATGCAAGGGCCTTGATCGGATGGAGGCCGTTCTTCAGCACAATGAGGCATCGATTGAAACATGGCTTCCTTTGGAATATGACTTGCAGTTAACCTATGGGGAGAAGGAAGTGGAGTTTTCTCCTTATTTGACGGAGCTTAAGAAGCAATTGAATGAAGATACGAAAAGAAAAATAGAAATGGAACATGAAAAGAGAAAGTAG
- the rlmD gene encoding 23S rRNA (uracil(1939)-C(5))-methyltransferase RlmD, whose translation MKKKMEAKRINPEMRQENRKQKSVGNKGDYKKDGYKGKSSSRGDNTTPGAGKDRFEKRADGKNSRQQGEKDSWGGKQEGHQNRNRDAEEGGKKRGPTNQRGRENWQNKDGNKDKVREKKWQGERENRAGSGKQGHQGENKGKGKGQSWSSEKQRRSSFDRQDWKSENRDKDRVRDWGQREERNGKDEKEKRSSAGGQNWQSNKGKNTAGKGREYAEKFADKNEQQVKNIKFETGRARMPKNNEGFKGKRKNSRCKVSGECGGCKMIDVPYDEQLMQKEKETAALLKPFVKLEGIIGMENPEHYRNKVSAAFTHDRKGKPLSGVYKEGTHYIIPVEECLLENKKADEIIGSIRELLPSFKIKTYDEDTDYGLLRHVMVRVGHTSGQIMVVLVLSSPIMPSKNNFVKALLKLQPEITTIVINTNDRKTSMVLGDKEQVIYGKGYIEDTLNGKIFKISPKSFYQVNSVQTEKLYGKAIEYAGLTGKETVLDAYCGIGTIGIMAADRAKQVIGVELNKDAVKDAVINAKQNQISNIQFYQKDAGEFMTQLAEQETQIDTVFMDPPRAGSDEVFLNSLAMLKPKKIVYISCNPETLARDLEYLTKKGYKAEKGVAVDMFPFTNHVETVCCLQRVNM comes from the coding sequence GTGAAGAAAAAGATGGAAGCGAAGAGGATAAATCCGGAGATGAGACAGGAAAACAGGAAGCAAAAAAGTGTTGGAAATAAGGGAGATTATAAGAAAGACGGATATAAAGGCAAGAGTAGCAGCCGTGGCGATAACACGACACCGGGCGCAGGAAAGGATAGATTCGAAAAGCGTGCAGATGGAAAGAATAGCAGGCAGCAGGGGGAAAAAGATTCTTGGGGTGGAAAGCAGGAAGGCCATCAGAATAGAAATAGAGATGCAGAAGAAGGCGGAAAGAAAAGAGGTCCGACTAATCAAAGGGGAAGAGAGAATTGGCAGAATAAAGATGGAAATAAAGATAAGGTAAGAGAAAAGAAGTGGCAAGGTGAGAGGGAAAATAGAGCCGGGTCAGGAAAACAGGGACATCAAGGTGAAAATAAAGGCAAAGGAAAGGGACAGAGCTGGTCGAGCGAAAAACAAAGAAGAAGTAGCTTTGATAGGCAAGATTGGAAAAGTGAAAATAGAGATAAGGATAGAGTAAGAGACTGGGGACAACGAGAAGAAAGAAACGGAAAAGACGAAAAAGAAAAGAGAAGCAGTGCCGGCGGACAGAATTGGCAAAGCAATAAAGGGAAGAATACTGCAGGGAAGGGAAGAGAATACGCAGAGAAGTTTGCCGATAAGAATGAACAGCAGGTAAAGAATATAAAGTTTGAGACCGGAAGAGCGCGAATGCCTAAGAACAATGAAGGTTTCAAAGGAAAGCGTAAGAATAGCCGCTGCAAAGTATCCGGGGAATGCGGCGGATGTAAAATGATAGATGTGCCGTATGATGAGCAGCTTATGCAGAAAGAAAAAGAAACGGCAGCATTGTTGAAGCCCTTTGTGAAATTAGAGGGTATCATTGGTATGGAAAATCCTGAGCATTATAGGAATAAAGTAAGTGCCGCCTTCACTCATGACAGAAAAGGAAAGCCGCTTTCCGGCGTATATAAAGAAGGAACTCACTATATCATACCGGTAGAGGAATGTTTATTAGAAAACAAGAAAGCGGATGAGATTATAGGTTCCATCAGGGAATTGCTTCCTTCCTTTAAAATAAAAACTTATGATGAAGATACAGACTATGGGCTGCTTCGTCATGTTATGGTGCGTGTAGGCCATACCAGCGGTCAGATAATGGTAGTGCTCGTTCTTTCATCTCCCATTATGCCTTCTAAAAATAACTTTGTAAAAGCGCTGCTTAAATTACAACCGGAAATTACAACCATTGTAATCAATACAAACGATCGAAAGACGAGTATGGTTCTGGGCGATAAAGAGCAGGTAATATACGGCAAAGGTTATATCGAGGATACATTAAATGGCAAGATATTTAAAATTTCACCGAAATCTTTCTATCAAGTTAATTCCGTACAGACTGAAAAGCTCTATGGAAAAGCGATAGAATATGCCGGTCTGACCGGAAAGGAAACAGTACTCGATGCCTATTGCGGCATCGGAACAATTGGCATTATGGCTGCCGATAGAGCAAAGCAGGTCATCGGCGTGGAATTAAATAAAGATGCCGTAAAAGATGCTGTGATCAACGCCAAACAAAATCAAATCTCCAACATCCAATTCTACCAAAAAGATGCCGGAGAATTCATGACGCAACTCGCAGAACAAGAAACACAAATAGATACCGTATTCATGGATCCGCCCCGCGCAGGCAGCGATGAAGTATTCTTGAATTCATTGGCGATGCTGAAACCGAAGAAAATTGTTTATATATCTTGTAATCCTGAGACCTTGGCAAGGGATCTGGAATATTTGACGAAGAAAGGATATAAGGCGGAGAAGGGTGTGGCTGTAGATATGTTTCCGTTTACGAATCATGTGGAAACCGTCTGTTGTCTACAAAGGGTGAATATGTAG
- a CDS encoding plasmid mobilization protein yields the protein MGKRKVGMARQNRTFRLSELELQKLADGAKSAGMSESEYIRHLIMRGGVDTDYIRDRQNIIRQITGVATNVNQAAKWANENKYIPQSRIDQMCMQLGVILGLLKELIQLWR from the coding sequence ATGGGAAAGAGAAAAGTAGGTATGGCAAGGCAGAATAGGACATTTCGATTATCGGAATTGGAATTGCAGAAATTAGCAGATGGGGCAAAGTCGGCTGGCATGTCGGAAAGTGAATATATCAGGCACTTAATTATGCGTGGTGGTGTTGACACAGATTATATTCGTGACAGACAGAACATTATACGACAGATAACAGGAGTTGCTACGAATGTAAATCAGGCTGCAAAGTGGGCGAATGAAAATAAATATATTCCACAGAGCAGAATTGACCAGATGTGTATGCAATTAGGTGTGATTTTAGGTTTGTTAAAGGAGTTGATTCAGTTATGGCGATAA
- a CDS encoding DUF4003 family protein translates to MKEQTRTNCEQLIKNRDRVKSVFPWDGGLLNLACAGIFTVRDKNVDESVLKECKDLLKQNVSVFSNFRSTASSPIASILAISSDPKQTLENGLQVYQLLKKDFWASTYLPLSAILIAQMADPSSYKEIAARTRKIYNQMKQEHPFLTSSEDSTFCALMALSEKEDDKMLEDAEQCYHILKPDFFSPNAVQSLSHTLALCDGEADIKCKKTMELFEGLKAAGHKYGTDYDLPTLGILAMSGGALDEIIQEIIEIDDWLSQQKGFGFFGAITRKQRLMYAGIVAQRDYLDAETMQTAAINGTISLIVAQQAAMCAAIAASSSAAASASSSN, encoded by the coding sequence ATGAAAGAACAAACCCGCACAAATTGCGAACAATTGATAAAAAATCGAGATAGGGTTAAATCTGTTTTTCCTTGGGATGGCGGCTTGTTGAATCTTGCTTGTGCCGGTATCTTTACAGTAAGAGATAAGAACGTGGATGAGTCGGTATTGAAGGAGTGTAAGGATTTACTCAAACAAAACGTCAGTGTTTTTTCCAACTTTCGCAGTACGGCCAGCTCACCGATTGCTTCCATATTGGCAATCAGCAGCGATCCAAAGCAGACATTGGAAAATGGCTTGCAGGTATACCAGCTATTGAAGAAAGACTTCTGGGCATCCACCTATCTGCCGCTTTCCGCAATTCTTATTGCACAGATGGCAGACCCCTCTTCGTACAAAGAAATTGCAGCGAGGACAAGGAAAATCTACAACCAGATGAAACAAGAGCATCCTTTTCTGACATCGAGTGAAGATAGCACTTTTTGTGCCCTTATGGCTCTTTCGGAAAAAGAAGATGATAAGATGCTGGAAGATGCAGAGCAATGTTATCATATATTGAAGCCCGATTTCTTCTCCCCCAATGCCGTTCAGTCACTCAGCCATACTCTGGCGCTCTGTGATGGAGAGGCTGATATAAAGTGTAAAAAGACGATGGAACTTTTTGAAGGACTGAAAGCGGCGGGACATAAATATGGAACGGACTATGATTTGCCGACACTGGGCATTTTAGCAATGTCCGGCGGAGCTTTGGATGAAATTATTCAAGAAATCATAGAGATTGATGATTGGCTGTCACAGCAAAAAGGGTTTGGATTTTTCGGTGCCATTACCCGAAAGCAGCGGTTGATGTACGCAGGAATTGTGGCGCAGAGGGATTATCTGGATGCGGAGACCATGCAGACCGCAGCGATAAACGGTACGATTTCACTGATCGTTGCCCAACAGGCGGCTATGTGTGCTGCAATAGCGGCAAGCTCTTCGGCAGCGGCCAGCGCCTCTTCATCAAACTGA